In Aspergillus oryzae RIB40 DNA, chromosome 6, one genomic interval encodes:
- a CDS encoding uncharacterized protein (predicted protein), whose protein sequence is MLDDVPALEDLVTNILEYGQIWKGDGLFDSGLDGENGVILSARHYKKYIQKSTQREGFAIDRVTDKRSSRAQIGKFKTLSMIDRFGRRLSQAFAETAQGEVYFFTRSGLDRTAFPGTTVWRGWEYPALTRNPRVTKIIQVDPFKEGDLGHTIWTPDQGPSRNPPKSGNVAWNKVWGLRYYAPLVSNCVCLPCTGLMGKGQFFELQRFGSGW, encoded by the coding sequence ATGCTTGATGATGTTCCGGCGCTTGAAGACCTCGTGACGAATATACTGGAATATGGCCAAATCTGGAAAGGCGATGGCTTATTCGATAGTGGTCTTGATGGTGAGAATGGAGTTATACTCTCAGCTCGACACTATAAAAAGTATATTCAGAAAAGTACCCAACGCGAGGGTTTTGCGATTGATCGTGTTACGGATAAAAGATCGTCAAGGGCCCAAATAGGCAAATTCAAGACACTATCAATGATCGATCGGTTTGGACGTCGATTGTCTCAGGCATTTGCTGAGACTGCCCAGGGCGAAGTATACTTTTTCACCCGATCAGGGTTGGATAGAACTGCTTTTCCAGGTACTACGGTATGGAGAGGTTGGGAATACCCTGCTCTTACTCGAAATCCCCGAGTCACCAAGATCATCCAAGTGGACCCCTTCAAGGAGGGAGATCTGGGCCATACAATTTGGACTCCCGATCAGGGCCCATCTCGGAACCCCCCGAAGTCGGGGAATGTGGCGTGGAATAAGGTCTGGGGTTTGCGTTATTACGCACCACTTGTCAGCAATTGTGTTTGTCTTCCCTGCACAGGACTCATGGGGAAAGGACAGTTTTTTGAACTACAACGCTTTGGATCGGGTTGGTAG
- a CDS encoding uncharacterized protein (predicted protein), translating to MQADLGLSPQMITELQKEVNIIIHAASTINLTYSLERVFDHIVQPSESLAQLALGFTCLDRFVYVSTAFANTHLYKLSSKPQTEINEEIYPLLGEGKLLDDSLLSAQDARDQITKTGSSTEFELHDFPWPYAYGKHLAERLVLNLFIEKGWASKVLILRPSVIGPAEKYPYPGYSVPLSTPSTALATAMIASSVFSVVVPTRCSKPEIEATIDEVPVDVVVDRMVAHVAFNTTGCVHAVGGERGRLSFMDFWGAAMKLRRLPCEPRIIWSSTVDWHSPDLHPVLRLYVILGTAFLFTEEKTNNLWKMLSPDERGDMILFRNTAGKSYELISRREHIRFLIRFVATGVFVSMSRESSGTL from the exons ATGCAGGCAGACCTTGGACTTTCGCCTCAGATGATTACTGAGCTGCAGAAAGAGGTCAACATCATTATCCATGCGGCTTCCACAATCAACTTGACCTATTCGCTTGAGCGGGTGTTTGATCATATTGTCCAGCCAAGCGAATCCTTAGCTCAGTTAGCCCTAGGTTTTACCTGCCTGGATCGATTCGTCTATGTTTCCACAGCCTTCGCCAACACACATCTTTACAAGCTTTCGAGCAAGCCCCAGACAGAGATAAATGAAGAGATCTACCCACTCCTGGGCGAGGGAAAGCTGTTGGATGACAGCCTTCTTAGTGCCCAGGATGCCCGTGACCAAATCACGAAGACTGGCTCCTCGACTGAATTTGAACTCCACGATTTTCCCTGGCCGTATGCGTATGGGAAGCACCTCGCAGAGCGATTGGTCCTAAACCTCTTCATCGAAAAGGGATGGGCATCGAAGGTGTTAATACTCCGCCCTTCTGTGATCGGACCAGCAGAGAAATATCCATACCCGGGATACAGTGTTCCCTTGTCAACACCATCAACGGCTCTCGCAACTGCGATGATTGCATCCTCTGTGTTTAGTGTCGTGGTGCCTACGCGGTGTTCCAAACCAGAAATCGAGGCTACCATTGACGAGGTCCCAGTGGACGTTGTTGTTGATCGAATGGTAGCCCATGTAGCTTTTAATACCACCGGTTGCGTCCATGCTGTGGGAGGCGAACGTGGCCGCCTTAGTTTCATGGACTTCTGGGGCGCCGCGATGAAGCTAAGAAGACTACCATGTGAGCCGCGGATAATCTGGTCATCGACTGTTGATTGGCATTCGCCGGACTTACACCCTGTGCTGCGACTCTATGTTATTCTGGGCACTGCCTTTCTCTTCACAGAGGAGAAGACAAATAACCTTTGGAAGATGCTTTCTCCTGATGAACGAGGTGATATGATATTGTTCAGGAACACTGCGGGGAAGTCATACGAGCTGATATCAAGACGGGAGCATATTAGATTCCTCATCAGATT CGTGGCTACTGGTGTATTTGTGTCGATGAGCAGAGAGAGTTCTGGTACACTATGA
- a CDS encoding uncharacterized protein (predicted protein): MLALRFLIYSKELLVTSYVRTIQPAVQATPAISSAPSVYFGFPEARILRFPPGPHPPLITPASQVGFSWNHPFDIPSTVYSFSLDARVPLFTACFYIVFVCVLNYLNRRRHYRPWPITRTASFTYIAFAHNILLGLFSAWAFLGVCRTVISSLPPRSSAPYHITDVFCRFDRGQGRLLSDYSPASNTSVPLATLDNDFSGTYQAESLWERGMNYYTWMFYMSMYYEIMNTILLLVKGKKVSFLQTYHHAGVIICTWVVVSTGLHKRLWASPSTQEFTR, encoded by the exons ATGCTGGCATTGCGATTCCTCATCTACTCGAAGGAG CTCCTTGTAACCTCCTACGTACGTACTATTCAGCCTGCTGTTCAAGCAACCCCAGCTATATCCAGTGCCCCATCTGTCTACTTCGGATTTCCCGAGGCCCGAATCCTTCGATTTCCCCCGGGACCTCATCCGCCTCTCATCACACCAGCATCGCAAGTGGGATTTTCCTGGAACCACCCTTTCGATATACCTTCCACCGTGTACAGTTTCAGTCTTGATGCTAGAGTCCCCTTATTTACGGCGTGCTTCtatattgtttttgtctGTGTTCTCAACTATCTCAATAGGAGAAGGCATTATCGTCCTTGGCCTATAACTCGCACAGCATCATTTACCTACATTGCTTTTGCGCATAATATTTTGCTTGGTCTCTTCTCCGCTTGGGCTTTCTTGGGTGTATGTCGGACAGTCATATCCTCTCTCCCACCTCGGTCAAGTGCACCTTATCACATCACGGATGTCTTCTGCAGATTCGACCGCGGACAAGGGCGACTGCTATCTGATTACAGTCCGGCAAGTAATACCTCAGTGCCGCTAGCTACTCTCGACAATGACTTCTCAGGGACCTACCAGGCCGAATCCCTGTGGGAGAGAGGTATGAACTACTACACATGGATGTTTTATATGTCGATGTACTACGAGATCATGAACACTATACTCCTGCTAgtgaaggggaagaaggtctCTTTCCTGCAGACATATCACCATGCTGGTGTGATCATATGTACATGGGTGGTGGTATCTACCGGACTCCACAAGCGGTTGTGGGCGTCTCCTTCAACACAGGAATTCACACGTTGA
- a CDS encoding uncharacterized protein (permeases of the major facilitator superfamily): MTETDPNPDLLLSSLEASPSKLSTTQIQYAQPIPDSRHGASARRTADERDNGPEGKKLQFWIDRKVTLAFFPLCLLTLMVALEAASLSIALPVVTEELGGSAIEAFWSGTSFVLCSACCQLIFTSLSSAFGRQLLIVIAVIFFLVGTIVSGVATNFTQMLVGRSIQGTGGGGIIALSEVSVTDMVPFRLRGAYWGVLGSMWSVGSVIGPIMGGGFSTNSDWRWIFYINIPFAALSIPLIVIYLKIKTKKTTRREKLKNFDTVGLVLFVCSTASFLVALSWGGVMYVWHSWRVLVPLIIGTIGIIGVMGYETHIPKDPILQVSGIDNHSLLINYIGTVLQGLTLWCILYYLPLYGEAVHGFKPLPAGVAALPLAFAIAPSACASGIIAVVSGRYRILIWIGWAVATLGFGVLCYFNRTTKGAIWISLIAIPGLGLGALVTSIAYAIQACSESRHLATATALFSFFRAFGQSLGVAIGGVIFQNRMEANLQKYPALAPMAKKISHNAVVLVGKIQTAPASQNKDDLRQAYTDSLRAVWIFCCVCTAVGGILSLFTKEYSIDQTHDTDQGLEE, from the exons ATGACAGAGACAGATCCCAATCCTGACCTTCTCCTATCGTCGTTGGAAGCCAGTCCTTCAAAGCTCTCGACGACTCAAATACAATACGCTCAGCCAATTCCTGATAGTCGCCATGGAGCATCTGCCCGTCGGACTGCTGACGAACGTGACAATGGCcccgagggaaagaagcttCAATTCTGGATTGATCGTAAAGTCACATTGGCCTTCTTCCCACTGTGCTTATTGACTTTGATGGTAGCACTCGAAGCTGCCTCTCTGTCAATTGCACTTCCG GTTGTTACTGAAGAGTTAGGTGGCTCGGCCATTGAGGCCTTCTGGAGCGGAACCTCATTTGTCTTGTGTTCTGCCT GTTGCCAGCTAATATTTACATCTCTATCAAGTGCTTTTGGTCGCCAACTTTTGATAGTCATTGCTGTCATCTTTTTCCTCGTGGGGACTATCGTGTCTGGAGTAGCGACAAACTTCACCCAGATGCTGGTGGGCCGCTCCATTCAGGGAACCGGCGGGGGTGGTATTATTGCACTAAGTGAGGTATCTGTCACTGACATGGTCCCGTTCCGACTGCGAGGTGCATACTGGGGTGTTCTGGGATCAATGTGGAGCGTCGGATCTGTGATCGGACCTATAATGGGAGGTGGTTTCTCAACGAATTCGGACTGG CGATGGatcttttatatcaataTTCCGTTTGCAGCTCTGTCAATCCCGCTAATAGTAATATACTTGAaaatcaagaccaagaagacGACCAGGCGCGAGAAGCTCAAAAATTTTGATACGGTCGGATTAGTCCTCTTCGTATGCAGTACTGCAtctttcttggtggctcTCAGCTGGGGCGGAGTGATGTATGTCTGGCATTCTTGGAGGGTGTTAGTACCTTTGATCATTGGGACTATTGGCATCATCGGGGTGATGGGCTACGAGACCCATATCCCCAAAGACCCAATTTTGCAAGTGTCAGGGATTGATAACCACTCTTTATTAATCAATTATATTGGCACGGTGTTGCAAGGGCTTACACTCTGGTGTATCCTGTATTATCTTCCCCTTTATGGGGAAGCAGTTCATGGATTCAAGCCTCTTCCTGCCGGGGTTGCAGCTCTACCACTTGCCTTTGCCATTGCGCCGAGCGCTTGCGCGTCGGGGATTATTGCGGTGGTATCGGGGCGCTACCGCATTCTCATCTGGATCGGTTGGGCCGTCGCTACACTAGGCTTCGGTGTCCTCTGCTATTTTAATAGGACAACGAAGGGGGCTATTTGGATCTCTCTTATCGCAATCCCAGGCCTAGGCCTAGGTGCACTTGTGACAAGTATCGCGTATGCCATTCAGGCTTGCTCGGAGAGTCGCCATTTAGCTACTGCAACTGCgcttttcagcttctttcGTGCATTTGGGCAGTCGCTGGGTGTAGCCATTGGCGGCGTGATCTTTCAGAATCGTATGGAGGCAAACTTGCAGAAGTACCCGGCGTTGGCACCTATGGCAAAGAAGATAAGCCACAATGCGGTTGTATTGGTGGGAAAGATACAGACGGCACCAGCATCGCAGAACAAGGATGATCTCCGCCAAGCGTACACAGACAGCCTGCGGGCTGTCTGGATTTTCTGCTGCGTCTGCACAGCTGTTGGGGGTATTCTGAGTCTCTTCACGAAGGAGTATAGTATTGATCAAACACATGATACGGACCAAGGGCTTGAAGAGTAA